From the Bdellovibrio reynosensis genome, one window contains:
- a CDS encoding AMP nucleosidase yields MKTKKEIVDNWLPRYTGVPLSEFGQYILLTNFSNYVKMFAERFDVPVMGQDKPMQTATAENITIMNFGMGSALAATCMDLLTAINPKAALFLGKCGGLKKKNQLGDFILPIAAIRGEGTSNEYLPEEIPALPSFRLQKAVSSMIAKHQCDYWTGTVYTTNRRVWEHDETFKDYLVKTRAMAVDMETATIFVTGFVNEIPRGALLLVSDNPMIPEGVKTEESDKRVTANFVDKHLSIGIDALRELRDSGESVKHLRWD; encoded by the coding sequence ATGAAGACGAAAAAAGAAATTGTAGATAACTGGCTGCCTCGTTACACAGGGGTCCCACTTTCAGAATTTGGCCAGTACATCTTGCTTACGAATTTTAGTAATTACGTAAAAATGTTTGCAGAAAGATTCGATGTGCCTGTGATGGGCCAAGACAAACCGATGCAAACGGCGACTGCTGAAAACATCACGATTATGAATTTCGGTATGGGCAGTGCTCTTGCCGCTACTTGTATGGATCTTTTAACCGCTATCAATCCTAAAGCAGCCTTGTTTTTAGGTAAATGCGGCGGCTTAAAAAAGAAAAACCAACTGGGTGACTTTATTCTTCCGATCGCTGCCATCCGGGGTGAGGGAACAAGTAACGAATACCTTCCTGAAGAAATCCCAGCATTGCCTTCATTCCGTTTACAGAAAGCTGTTTCATCGATGATCGCCAAACATCAGTGCGATTATTGGACGGGGACCGTGTACACCACGAACCGCCGTGTGTGGGAACATGATGAAACTTTCAAGGATTATTTGGTAAAAACCCGCGCCATGGCTGTGGATATGGAAACAGCGACGATCTTCGTAACAGGTTTCGTTAATGAAATCCCGCGCGGTGCCTTGTTGCTAGTGTCAGACAATCCGATGATTCCTGAAGGTGTAAAAACAGAAGAAAGTGATAAACGAGTCACTGCGAATTTTGTAGATAAGCATCTAAGCATCGGCATTGACGCTCTTCGTGAGCTTCGTGATTCCGGTGAATCCGTGAAACATTTGCGCTGGGATTGA
- a CDS encoding M23 family metallopeptidase: protein MKHVILAVLGSVLVFSATSAVASPADEASTLYLEVKRQTYVFLPQDLGAGIRALVPAMALPEESIIAIDMQLLERTVELDKNEPHRIRYPFVPPGKSQAVTPARGWVCGARIVDINDEDLRELEDADRTDFCFSISKLSELEALESNHEATIASFKQFQKKGDSGLLSALVQRIRDIRFNEPTVDLVTATALISPLKDCSVGCLKATSEFGPRRHPVLKRKRMHKGIDLRAADGTEVVSVLPGKVLAIRTEKRGKKIKGYGHYIIVVHPAAKLETKYAHLSQFKVKNGSKLDQGQLIALSGSSGIGTGPHLHFETLVPGGKGYAPTNPRRFLAGLLDSVAAFFNFLSVKA, encoded by the coding sequence ATGAAGCACGTAATCTTAGCTGTTTTAGGAAGCGTATTAGTTTTCTCAGCCACTTCGGCTGTCGCCTCCCCTGCTGATGAGGCCTCTACTTTATATCTTGAAGTTAAAAGGCAGACTTACGTTTTCCTTCCTCAAGATTTAGGAGCTGGCATTCGTGCTTTAGTCCCTGCTATGGCTTTACCAGAAGAATCCATTATCGCTATCGACATGCAACTTCTGGAAAGAACTGTGGAGCTTGATAAAAACGAACCTCACCGCATTCGCTATCCCTTTGTTCCACCAGGAAAATCCCAGGCCGTGACGCCCGCTAGAGGCTGGGTGTGCGGTGCACGTATCGTGGACATCAATGATGAAGACTTACGTGAACTTGAAGATGCCGATCGCACTGATTTCTGTTTTTCTATTTCAAAACTAAGCGAGCTTGAAGCCTTAGAAAGCAACCATGAAGCGACAATCGCTTCGTTTAAACAGTTCCAAAAAAAGGGTGACAGCGGTTTACTTTCAGCTTTAGTGCAAAGAATTCGCGACATTCGTTTTAACGAGCCGACTGTAGACTTAGTGACAGCGACGGCGCTTATTAGCCCCTTAAAAGATTGCTCAGTGGGTTGCTTAAAGGCGACCAGTGAATTTGGCCCGCGCAGACATCCGGTATTAAAACGTAAACGCATGCACAAAGGGATTGATTTACGTGCCGCCGACGGAACAGAAGTCGTCAGCGTATTGCCTGGTAAAGTTCTTGCGATCCGTACTGAAAAGCGTGGTAAAAAAATCAAAGGCTACGGTCATTACATTATCGTTGTGCATCCTGCTGCAAAACTTGAAACCAAGTACGCCCATCTGTCTCAGTTTAAAGTGAAAAATGGATCGAAGCTTGATCAAGGACAGTTGATCGCTCTTTCAGGAAGCTCTGGAATCGGGACGGGTCCCCACCTTCACTTTGAAACTTTAGTACCCGGGGGAAAGGGCTATGCCCCGACGAACCCTCGTCGATTCCTTGCAGGACTGCTTGATTCAGTTGCCGCGTTTTTTAACTTCTTGTCTGTGAAAGCTTAA
- a CDS encoding matrixin family metalloprotease — MKPVLGLFLLLLTPSAQAFTLMLSSNSNMYGWASSNVKLDVNTANCPAGIDVPGIISEAAEVWNNVPTSNVKVSYGTSTTSTTYGNPTTVYCDTNFPGDQDSIPGAASIQTIGGVISGGALILNASSGAANIATFDREKLLIILAHEIGHILGLGHSGDSTALMYYDATLKTSLGLAQDDMDGMSYLYPKDELSGDPIMGCGLVKQNPPTNGSTMWWACLALLLPLLIYSKLRFKLSQTRS, encoded by the coding sequence ATGAAACCTGTGTTAGGTCTTTTTTTATTACTTTTGACTCCCTCTGCGCAGGCTTTCACCTTGATGCTTTCAAGCAACTCGAACATGTATGGCTGGGCTAGCAGCAATGTTAAGTTGGATGTCAATACGGCCAATTGCCCTGCAGGTATCGATGTGCCGGGAATTATTTCTGAAGCAGCGGAAGTGTGGAACAATGTGCCCACCAGCAACGTCAAAGTCAGCTACGGTACAAGCACAACAAGTACCACTTATGGAAATCCCACCACGGTTTACTGCGATACAAATTTTCCCGGAGATCAAGATAGCATTCCCGGTGCGGCTTCCATTCAAACCATCGGAGGTGTGATTTCTGGTGGTGCTTTGATTTTAAATGCATCATCCGGGGCTGCGAACATCGCCACCTTTGATCGCGAAAAGCTATTAATTATTTTGGCCCACGAAATCGGCCATATTCTGGGCCTTGGGCATTCCGGAGATTCAACCGCACTGATGTATTACGATGCGACCTTAAAAACATCCTTGGGCCTAGCGCAAGACGATATGGACGGAATGAGTTACTTATACCCTAAAGATGAACTTTCAGGTGATCCCATCATGGGCTGTGGCTTAGTAAAACAAAACCCACCTACAAATGGTTCAACCATGTGGTGGGCCTGTTTGGCGTTGTTATTACCGTTATTAATCTATAGCAAATTGCGCTTTAAGCTTTCACAGACAAGAAGTTAA